A window from Mycobacterium botniense encodes these proteins:
- a CDS encoding SDR family NAD(P)-dependent oxidoreductase encodes MGSLTGKVALVTGASRGIGKGIAVALGAEGATVYITGRTVVPGSGPLPGTVGETAAEVCRRGGTGVAVQVDHADDDQVAALFNQIRCEQGRLDILVNNAFAIPEDLTEPAPFWEKPLSNWEMVEVGVRSNFVAAWHAAKIMVGQQSGLIVAISGYVGVTYTYGVVFGTCKTAVDRMARDMAIELRPHHVASLSLWQGLTFTERAQRNLAREPAMRGLTATNPAVGCSPEFPGRVIAALAADPDVITRSGGTFITAEIARDYGITDVDGRVIPSLRAERGAPIWRPIAEDTRGR; translated from the coding sequence GTGGGTTCGCTGACAGGGAAAGTCGCGCTGGTGACCGGCGCCAGCCGTGGGATCGGCAAGGGTATCGCGGTGGCGCTGGGAGCCGAAGGAGCGACGGTGTACATCACGGGCCGTACCGTCGTCCCCGGCTCGGGCCCGTTGCCGGGCACTGTGGGCGAGACTGCGGCGGAAGTTTGCCGCCGCGGCGGCACGGGGGTCGCGGTTCAAGTCGACCACGCCGACGATGATCAGGTCGCGGCGCTGTTCAACCAAATCCGTTGTGAACAGGGCAGGCTCGATATCCTCGTCAACAACGCTTTTGCGATCCCGGAGGATTTGACCGAGCCCGCACCGTTCTGGGAAAAGCCGCTGTCGAACTGGGAGATGGTCGAGGTCGGTGTGCGGTCGAACTTCGTCGCGGCTTGGCATGCGGCCAAGATCATGGTCGGCCAGCAGTCGGGGTTGATCGTCGCTATCTCCGGCTATGTTGGGGTGACCTACACGTACGGCGTGGTATTCGGGACGTGCAAGACCGCCGTCGACCGGATGGCGCGCGACATGGCTATCGAATTGCGGCCACACCATGTCGCGTCGCTCTCGTTGTGGCAGGGCCTGACGTTTACCGAACGCGCGCAACGCAATCTCGCGCGCGAGCCTGCGATGCGGGGTCTGACGGCCACGAATCCGGCGGTCGGTTGCTCACCTGAATTTCCCGGCCGGGTGATCGCGGCACTCGCCGCCGATCCCGACGTGATCACGCGGTCGGGAGGCACGTTCATCACTGCGGAGATCGCCCGGGACTACGGCATCACCGACGTGGACGGCCGGGTCATTCCGTCGCTGCGGGCCGAGCGCGGCGCGCCGATTTGGCGCCCGATCGCGGAGGACACCCGTGGACGCTGA
- a CDS encoding thiamine pyrophosphate-binding protein → MGVPVYRRILDLFEAEGVNTVFGIPDPNFVHMFLEADRRGWAVVAPHHEESAGFMAEAAARMTGKPGLCIGTLGPGVANLAGAMMCAKVENSPVIFIGGQRARITERRVRRGRIQFVRQEALVEPSVKYSASIEYADQTDEIVHEAIRRAMSGTPGPAYIEYPAHVLLHELDVPAPAPPSAYRLVDQGAGAREIAQAAQLVQAAKAPILLVGHGVHTSRSGGPVKALAELMACPVIQTSGGTSFIPGLEDRTFPYGFSPAAVEAVTASDLCVALGTELGEPVHYGKTRHWAQNDPIRKWIYVEQDPAAIGVNRPVDVALVGDLRAVVPQLVAALQDSPRASSADLARWIKQDADRRAELAQTAPSGSTPIHPARFVVEATKAFPSDGILVRDGGATVIFQWTYSQARPHDVIWNQNFGHLGTGLPYAVGASVADGGKRPVMLITSDSSFLFHIAELETAARLGLPLVCIVGVDHQWGLEVGVYKRTFEQPSPQPGVHWSKNVRFDKIAEGLDCHGEYVEYEQDIGPAIKRAYASGRPAVVHVEIDPKANSEEMPNYGEFRTWYAEGTQ, encoded by the coding sequence ATGGGTGTGCCCGTCTACCGCCGCATCTTGGACCTCTTCGAGGCCGAGGGTGTCAACACCGTGTTCGGTATCCCTGACCCGAACTTCGTGCATATGTTCCTGGAAGCCGACAGACGCGGCTGGGCTGTGGTCGCCCCGCATCACGAGGAAAGCGCTGGATTCATGGCCGAGGCGGCCGCACGAATGACGGGTAAGCCGGGCCTGTGCATCGGAACGCTCGGACCCGGCGTGGCCAACTTAGCCGGAGCGATGATGTGCGCCAAGGTGGAAAACTCGCCGGTCATCTTCATCGGTGGGCAACGGGCCCGCATCACCGAGCGGCGGGTGCGGCGTGGGCGCATCCAGTTCGTCCGCCAGGAGGCCCTGGTGGAGCCCTCGGTGAAATACAGCGCCTCGATCGAGTACGCCGACCAGACCGACGAAATCGTTCACGAGGCGATCCGCCGCGCGATGTCGGGTACCCCGGGTCCGGCCTACATCGAGTACCCGGCCCATGTGCTGCTGCACGAACTGGACGTGCCGGCACCGGCACCGCCCAGCGCCTATCGCCTGGTCGACCAGGGCGCGGGCGCGCGGGAAATCGCTCAGGCCGCACAGCTGGTGCAGGCGGCCAAAGCCCCGATCCTGCTGGTCGGGCACGGTGTGCACACGTCGCGCAGCGGCGGGCCGGTCAAAGCGCTCGCCGAGCTCATGGCCTGCCCGGTGATCCAAACCTCCGGCGGCACCTCCTTCATCCCGGGGCTGGAGGACCGCACCTTTCCCTACGGGTTTTCTCCGGCCGCGGTCGAGGCGGTAACCGCCTCCGACCTGTGTGTGGCGCTGGGCACCGAACTTGGCGAGCCGGTCCACTACGGCAAGACGCGGCATTGGGCGCAAAACGACCCGATCCGCAAATGGATCTACGTCGAGCAGGATCCGGCGGCGATCGGGGTGAACCGGCCGGTGGACGTGGCGCTGGTGGGCGACCTGCGAGCCGTCGTGCCGCAGCTGGTGGCTGCGTTACAAGACAGCCCCCGCGCATCGTCAGCCGATCTGGCCCGCTGGATCAAACAGGATGCCGACCGCCGGGCCGAGTTGGCGCAAACCGCGCCCAGCGGCAGCACTCCCATCCATCCCGCGCGGTTTGTGGTCGAGGCGACGAAAGCCTTCCCGTCCGACGGCATCCTGGTGCGTGACGGCGGCGCGACGGTTATCTTCCAATGGACCTACTCGCAGGCCAGACCGCACGACGTCATCTGGAACCAGAACTTCGGCCACCTCGGCACCGGATTGCCGTATGCCGTCGGCGCTTCGGTGGCCGATGGCGGCAAACGACCGGTCATGCTGATCACCAGCGACTCGTCGTTTCTGTTTCACATCGCCGAATTGGAGACCGCGGCGCGGCTGGGACTACCGCTGGTGTGCATCGTGGGAGTCGACCACCAGTGGGGCCTGGAAGTCGGTGTTTACAAACGCACTTTCGAACAGCCGTCGCCGCAGCCCGGGGTGCACTGGAGCAAAAACGTGCGCTTCGACAAGATCGCCGAAGGCCTGGACTGCCATGGCGAATACGTCGAGTATGAGCAGGACATCGGCCCGGCGATCAAGCGGGCTTACGCCAGCGGGCGGCCGGCAGTCGTGCACGTCGAGATCGACCCCAAAGCGAACTCGGAGGAAATGCCGAATTACGGCGAATTCCGGACCTGGTACGCCGAGGGCACTCAATAG
- a CDS encoding IclR family transcriptional regulator has protein sequence MAPRPSPQTERVVKLFEHLAGDASRGMTLADVSRHLSVHKASCHSMLSELLRAGWLLRDPVRKTYHLGPALVRLGREAASRYPALVLARSVMAELAAATGAHCIAFSVSDDHSTVVDQVRSPRGGGHPMPIGTQFPHRPPYGASIVAWAGPDVRGRWLAALPEDVRDRYRRAVTAARQRGYAVGLHILPDLRLQELAQIVRSAEVRSTRLSQLAQALTDELIHTEEWFPISLAADRTYEVSHIDSPVLEDGSRIALMLSLVPSTGPMSGAAVTRLGAQLSSATRRLSAALTKESHLSGRSSGDNPVLDAG, from the coding sequence ATGGCTCCGCGTCCCTCACCCCAGACCGAACGGGTCGTGAAGCTGTTCGAGCATCTCGCGGGGGATGCGAGCCGGGGGATGACGTTGGCCGACGTATCGCGGCACTTGAGCGTCCATAAGGCCAGCTGCCACTCGATGCTGTCCGAACTGCTCCGGGCCGGTTGGTTGCTGCGCGACCCTGTTCGCAAGACCTACCACCTCGGTCCGGCTCTGGTCCGGCTCGGCCGGGAGGCGGCCAGCCGTTATCCGGCTCTGGTGTTGGCCCGCTCTGTGATGGCTGAGCTGGCGGCCGCGACCGGCGCGCACTGCATTGCCTTCTCGGTCAGCGATGACCACTCCACCGTCGTCGATCAGGTCCGAAGCCCTCGCGGCGGCGGTCACCCGATGCCCATCGGCACCCAGTTCCCCCACCGCCCGCCATACGGGGCGTCGATCGTTGCCTGGGCCGGGCCGGATGTGCGAGGGCGCTGGCTGGCCGCCCTGCCCGAGGACGTGCGCGACCGCTACCGCCGGGCTGTCACCGCCGCCCGGCAGCGGGGCTACGCGGTGGGTCTTCACATCCTGCCCGATCTGCGCTTGCAGGAACTGGCGCAGATCGTGCGCAGCGCCGAGGTACGGTCCACCCGGCTGAGCCAGCTGGCGCAGGCGTTAACCGACGAACTCATCCACACCGAAGAGTGGTTCCCGATCAGCCTGGCCGCAGACCGCACCTACGAGGTGAGTCACATCGACTCGCCAGTTCTGGAGGATGGATCGCGCATCGCCCTGATGCTGAGCCTGGTTCCCAGCACCGGGCCGATGAGCGGCGCGGCGGTCACTCGTCTGGGGGCGCAGCTCTCGTCTGCAACCCGCCGGCTTAGCGCCGCCCTAACCAAAGAGTCCCATCTCTCTGGTCGTTCGTCAGGTGACAACCCGGTACTCGACGCGGGTTGA
- a CDS encoding flavin-containing monooxygenase produces MTTPDCEQPTQTPDDIDIDALREKYRQEREKRLRPEGSQQYLELTGELAKFYEIDPYTPPVVRDPIREDIYVAVLGGGIAGLLAGAYLKKAGVEDVHIIEMGGDFGGVWYWNRFPGIQCDNDSYCYMPLLEELDYIPTKKYADGPEIRAHCQRIGKHFGLYDSAIFSTAVRALRWDEAIKRWRISTDRDDDIRARFVVMANGSFNRPKLPGIPGIQNFKGHQFHSSRWDYEYTGGDSTGGLYKLADKCVALIGTGASGIQIVPFLGRYAKHLYVFQRTPSSVDSRGNTPTDPEWVKTLKPGWQKERQRNFHRWSPFEGVVFDEPDLVCDFWTELGRNMTARIAAMDDPASLTVEQIMAIREEEDYKVMERLRRRIESIVKDKRTAEALKPYYRFLCKRPCSNDDYLPTFNRPNVTLVDVSESKGVERITEKGVVAGGVEYEADCIIYASGFEITTEISRRYAIDTIEGRGGLSLFDYWRDGYKTLHGMTARGFPNQFHTGFIQGGVAANTTAMLEQQAEHIAYIIAEAQKRGAVTVEPSQRAQDQWIQVIRETAVDTSAFDQTCTPGYYNNEGGGGGEGIRTHLGEPYGPGFYAFGELLEQWRKTGDLDGLELGT; encoded by the coding sequence ATGACGACGCCCGACTGCGAGCAACCGACACAAACGCCTGACGACATCGATATCGATGCGCTGCGGGAGAAATACCGTCAGGAGCGTGAAAAGCGGCTTCGGCCAGAGGGTTCTCAGCAATATCTGGAACTGACCGGCGAGCTCGCCAAGTTCTACGAGATCGACCCGTACACGCCGCCGGTCGTGCGCGATCCGATTCGCGAGGACATCTATGTCGCTGTCCTGGGCGGTGGGATCGCCGGTCTGCTGGCCGGTGCCTATCTGAAGAAGGCCGGCGTGGAAGACGTGCACATCATCGAGATGGGGGGAGACTTCGGCGGCGTCTGGTACTGGAACCGTTTCCCCGGCATCCAATGCGATAACGACTCCTATTGCTATATGCCGTTGTTGGAAGAACTGGACTACATCCCAACCAAGAAGTACGCCGACGGCCCAGAGATCAGGGCCCACTGCCAGCGTATCGGAAAGCACTTCGGCCTTTATGATTCAGCGATCTTCTCGACTGCCGTGCGCGCGCTGCGCTGGGACGAAGCAATCAAGCGCTGGCGGATCAGCACCGACCGCGACGACGACATCCGCGCCCGCTTCGTCGTCATGGCCAATGGCTCCTTCAACCGACCTAAACTTCCCGGCATTCCCGGGATCCAGAACTTCAAAGGTCACCAGTTCCATTCGTCCCGCTGGGATTACGAGTACACCGGCGGGGATTCGACGGGTGGCCTCTACAAGCTGGCCGACAAATGTGTCGCACTGATCGGCACGGGTGCCAGCGGCATTCAAATCGTCCCGTTCCTCGGCCGTTACGCCAAGCACCTGTATGTGTTCCAACGCACGCCTTCATCGGTCGACTCGCGGGGCAATACACCGACCGATCCTGAATGGGTGAAGACACTCAAACCGGGCTGGCAGAAGGAGCGACAGCGCAATTTCCACCGCTGGAGCCCGTTCGAAGGAGTGGTGTTCGACGAGCCGGACCTGGTCTGTGATTTCTGGACTGAGCTGGGCCGCAACATGACCGCGCGAATCGCCGCCATGGATGACCCTGCGTCGCTGACCGTGGAACAGATAATGGCGATCCGGGAAGAGGAAGACTACAAGGTTATGGAAAGGCTGCGGCGCCGCATCGAGAGCATCGTCAAGGATAAGCGTACCGCCGAGGCGCTCAAACCCTACTACCGGTTTCTGTGCAAACGGCCTTGTTCCAACGACGACTACCTGCCCACGTTCAACCGGCCTAATGTCACTCTGGTCGACGTGTCGGAATCCAAGGGTGTGGAACGGATCACCGAAAAGGGAGTCGTTGCCGGAGGAGTCGAGTACGAAGCCGACTGCATTATCTACGCCAGCGGATTCGAGATCACCACGGAGATCAGCCGCCGCTACGCGATCGACACGATCGAGGGCCGCGGCGGGTTGTCGCTCTTCGATTACTGGCGCGACGGTTACAAGACGCTGCACGGCATGACGGCCCGCGGGTTCCCCAACCAATTCCACACCGGCTTCATCCAGGGCGGTGTCGCGGCCAACACCACCGCCATGCTCGAGCAGCAGGCCGAGCATATCGCTTACATCATCGCCGAAGCCCAGAAACGCGGCGCCGTCACCGTCGAGCCCAGCCAGCGGGCCCAGGACCAGTGGATTCAGGTCATCCGCGAAACCGCTGTAGACACTTCGGCATTCGACCAAACCTGCACGCCGGGCTACTATAACAACGAAGGCGGCGGCGGTGGCGAAGGTATCCGTACCCACCTCGGCGAACCTTACGGACCCGGCTTCTACGCCTTCGGCGAGTTGCTCGAACAATGGCGCAAAACGGGCGATCTCGACGGCCTTGAACTCGGAACATAA
- a CDS encoding nuclear transport factor 2 family protein, whose protein sequence is MDADRVARVLDRHDILDCLTRFSRGMDRFDRDLLLSAFHPDAVIAAGDFVGGPSDLYEWASALHEKGQVATHHNLLNHTCEIDGETAHSETYYLFVARNRDETNWMAGGRYIDRLERRDGSWRIVVRINVIEWSSIVPAMPLPFADVPDIHDNGAPSRSKADPSYQRPLVNRRERHNPLRAV, encoded by the coding sequence GTGGACGCTGATCGTGTTGCGCGCGTACTGGACCGGCATGACATCCTGGATTGCCTGACGCGGTTCAGCCGCGGCATGGACCGTTTCGACCGGGATCTTCTGCTGTCCGCGTTTCACCCGGATGCGGTCATCGCCGCAGGCGATTTCGTCGGCGGCCCGTCGGATCTTTACGAGTGGGCTTCGGCTCTGCATGAGAAGGGCCAAGTGGCCACACATCACAACCTCCTCAACCACACCTGCGAGATCGACGGCGAAACCGCCCACAGCGAAACGTATTACCTATTCGTCGCACGCAACCGCGACGAGACTAACTGGATGGCTGGGGGGCGTTATATCGACCGGCTTGAGCGGCGTGACGGATCCTGGCGGATTGTAGTGCGTATCAACGTCATCGAATGGTCAAGCATAGTCCCGGCCATGCCACTGCCCTTCGCCGACGTCCCCGATATCCACGACAACGGTGCGCCGTCGCGCAGCAAGGCGGATCCGTCGTATCAGCGGCCGCTGGTCAACCGGCGGGAGCGGCACAATCCGCTCAGGGCCGTCTGA
- a CDS encoding SDR family NAD(P)-dependent oxidoreductase produces MSELRFDNRVAVVTGAGRGLGRAYARLLAARGANVVVNDPGGTLTGDGIDPGPANEVVHEIKSAGGEAVACTESVTTPAGGAAIIAAALERYGRLDIIIHNAGNVRSATLQEMSYEDFEAVLDVHLRGAFHVVRPAFPHMREAGYGRIVLTSSIGGLYGNHGIANYAAAKSGVIGLSHVVALEGSTHNVKCNVIVPAAETRMAQGRDTVGYPPWGPELVAPAVGWLAHECCSISGEVLIAIAGRMARAVVAETPGIYRDSWSIETVGEQIDAIRDMAGPVIFPVLPNGHADHIDYSFRMARRYIRDGATHG; encoded by the coding sequence ATGTCTGAGCTGAGATTCGACAATCGAGTCGCGGTCGTGACGGGCGCCGGGCGTGGCCTTGGCCGGGCCTATGCCCGGTTACTGGCCGCACGGGGGGCGAATGTCGTGGTCAACGATCCCGGCGGAACGCTCACCGGTGACGGGATCGACCCCGGTCCCGCGAACGAAGTGGTGCACGAGATCAAGTCGGCAGGCGGTGAGGCGGTCGCGTGCACCGAGTCGGTGACGACCCCAGCCGGTGGTGCGGCGATCATCGCTGCGGCGCTTGAGCGGTACGGCCGGCTGGACATCATCATCCACAACGCCGGCAACGTCCGCAGCGCAACGTTACAAGAAATGAGCTACGAGGACTTCGAAGCGGTACTGGACGTCCACCTGCGTGGTGCTTTTCATGTTGTTCGGCCGGCGTTTCCGCACATGCGCGAGGCCGGCTACGGCCGCATCGTGTTGACGTCCTCAATCGGCGGGCTGTACGGCAACCACGGTATCGCCAATTACGCGGCCGCCAAATCCGGAGTGATCGGCCTGTCCCACGTGGTGGCACTGGAAGGCAGCACGCATAACGTGAAATGCAACGTCATTGTGCCTGCAGCGGAGACGAGAATGGCTCAGGGCCGTGACACCGTGGGCTACCCGCCGTGGGGCCCGGAGTTGGTGGCACCCGCGGTGGGGTGGCTCGCCCACGAATGTTGCTCGATCAGCGGCGAGGTGTTGATCGCGATCGCTGGCCGGATGGCGCGGGCCGTTGTCGCTGAAACTCCTGGCATATACCGCGATTCATGGTCGATCGAGACCGTCGGCGAACAGATTGATGCGATCCGTGACATGGCCGGACCAGTGATTTTCCCGGTCTTGCCCAACGGCCACGCCGACCACATCGACTACAGTTTCCGGATGGCCAGGCGGTACATCCGCGACGGGGCCACTCATGGCTAG
- a CDS encoding aldehyde dehydrogenase family protein produces MREYLKFYIDGQWVDPVRPHPFDVENPATEQVTGRISLGSADDVEVAVTAARRAFAGWSESSREERLELLQAILAEYQKRADDLAEAVTEEMGAPPSLAAGPQVQLGLGHLVTAIDVLKNFAFEQQHGATLVVKEPVGVCGLITPWNWPLNQIAVKVYPALATGCTMILKPSEVAPYSAYIFTEILDAAGVPAGVYNLINGDGAGVGVALSSHPGIDMVSFTGSTRAGIDVAARAASTVKRVTQELGGKSPNIVLDDAEFENSVRAGVTNMMLNTGQSCNAPSRMLVPKSRMAEAVAVAREAAEQVKVGDPDDSHAIGPLASRAQFDKVQRLIQKGIDEGATLVTGGPGRPDGLDKGYYAKPTVFADVTNDMTIAREEIFGPVLCILGYDDIDHAIEIANDTDYGLAGYVSGADLNKARAVASKIRAGWVTINHAFDMNAPFGGYKCSGNGREWSEFGFHEYLETKSVLGYAPDNAAG; encoded by the coding sequence ATGCGCGAGTATCTGAAGTTCTATATCGACGGCCAGTGGGTGGATCCGGTGCGGCCGCACCCGTTCGATGTCGAAAATCCCGCGACCGAACAGGTGACGGGCCGGATCTCACTCGGCTCGGCCGATGACGTCGAGGTGGCGGTAACCGCGGCGCGGCGCGCCTTCGCCGGCTGGTCCGAGAGCAGCCGGGAAGAGCGCCTCGAGCTGCTGCAGGCGATTCTTGCCGAATATCAAAAGCGTGCAGACGATCTGGCGGAGGCGGTGACCGAGGAGATGGGCGCTCCGCCGTCGTTGGCCGCCGGGCCCCAGGTGCAGCTTGGCCTGGGTCACCTGGTGACCGCCATCGACGTGCTGAAGAACTTCGCGTTCGAGCAACAGCACGGGGCAACCTTGGTGGTCAAGGAGCCGGTCGGGGTGTGCGGGCTGATCACCCCGTGGAACTGGCCGCTCAACCAGATCGCGGTGAAGGTGTATCCGGCGCTGGCGACCGGCTGCACGATGATATTGAAACCGTCCGAGGTGGCGCCGTACTCGGCTTACATATTCACCGAGATTCTCGACGCCGCGGGCGTGCCGGCGGGCGTGTACAACCTCATCAACGGGGACGGCGCGGGGGTAGGGGTCGCCTTGTCCAGCCACCCCGGCATCGATATGGTCTCGTTCACCGGTTCGACGCGCGCCGGCATCGACGTGGCCGCCAGGGCCGCCAGCACGGTCAAACGGGTTACCCAGGAGCTCGGCGGCAAGAGCCCCAACATCGTGCTCGACGATGCGGAATTCGAGAACAGCGTCCGGGCCGGTGTGACCAACATGATGCTCAACACCGGCCAGAGCTGTAACGCGCCCTCGCGCATGCTGGTGCCGAAATCGCGCATGGCGGAAGCCGTCGCAGTGGCGCGGGAAGCCGCCGAGCAAGTCAAGGTCGGCGATCCTGACGACAGCCACGCCATCGGACCGCTTGCCTCGCGGGCGCAATTCGACAAGGTGCAGCGCTTGATCCAGAAAGGCATCGACGAGGGCGCCACCCTGGTCACCGGCGGCCCTGGCCGGCCCGACGGCCTGGACAAAGGCTACTACGCCAAACCCACCGTCTTCGCCGACGTCACCAACGACATGACCATCGCGCGCGAGGAAATCTTCGGCCCCGTGCTGTGCATCCTGGGCTATGACGACATCGACCATGCCATCGAGATCGCCAACGACACCGACTACGGTCTGGCCGGCTATGTTTCGGGAGCCGACCTCAACAAGGCCCGGGCGGTGGCCAGCAAAATCCGCGCCGGCTGGGTGACGATCAACCACGCCTTCGACATGAACGCGCCGTTCGGCGGCTACAAGTGCAGCGGCAACGGCCGCGAATGGAGCGAGTTCGGCTTCCACGAGTACCTGGAGACCAAGAGCGTGCTCGGGTACGCGCCGGACAACGCTGCCGGGTAG
- a CDS encoding CaiB/BaiF CoA transferase family protein gives MAGVRVLDLTAMVMGPYCTQIMADMGADVIKIEPPGGDVTRYVTVGPAPGMSGVFVNVNRGKRSIVLDLRSETGKAALRALIETADVFIHSMRAKAIAKLGFGYDDVAAINPAIVYTNCYGYSRRGPDRDLPAYDDTIQAECGLPAVQQMLTGEASYVGTIMADKVAGLTALYATMMALFHRERTGEGQEVEVSMFETMASFMLVEHANGAIFEPPLGPAGYPRALAPNRRPYQTSDGYISALIYTDKHWSAFIDAVQPPWASDRYATLEQRARQIDTVYGLVAQTMRERTTEEWLTLFRTLEIPAAPIRTPDALFDNPHLNAVGLFETVDSPHGRLRFPGVPTWFSRTPGRVSGPAPELGAHTDEVLEEISMGSTELSGHTRHEGDFTSARHGKER, from the coding sequence CTGGCGGGCGTGCGGGTGCTCGACCTCACTGCGATGGTGATGGGGCCCTACTGCACCCAGATCATGGCCGACATGGGCGCCGATGTGATCAAGATCGAACCACCCGGCGGCGATGTCACCCGTTACGTCACGGTGGGGCCCGCGCCGGGAATGAGTGGTGTGTTCGTCAATGTCAACCGTGGAAAGCGCAGCATCGTGCTTGACCTGCGCTCCGAGACCGGCAAAGCCGCGCTGCGGGCGCTCATCGAAACAGCGGATGTGTTCATCCATTCGATGCGGGCCAAAGCAATCGCCAAGCTGGGCTTCGGGTACGACGACGTCGCCGCGATCAACCCGGCGATCGTCTACACCAATTGCTACGGTTATAGCCGCCGCGGGCCCGACCGAGATCTGCCAGCCTACGACGACACTATCCAGGCCGAATGTGGGCTGCCGGCCGTCCAACAGATGCTGACCGGCGAGGCCAGCTACGTGGGCACCATCATGGCCGACAAGGTTGCCGGCCTGACGGCGCTCTACGCCACCATGATGGCGCTGTTCCACCGCGAGCGCACCGGCGAGGGCCAAGAGGTGGAGGTGTCGATGTTCGAAACCATGGCGTCGTTCATGCTGGTCGAACATGCCAACGGCGCGATTTTTGAGCCGCCCCTCGGACCGGCCGGCTATCCCCGGGCGCTGGCTCCCAACCGTCGCCCCTATCAGACCAGCGACGGCTACATTTCGGCGCTGATCTACACCGACAAGCATTGGTCGGCGTTCATCGACGCCGTTCAGCCGCCATGGGCCAGCGATCGCTATGCCACGCTCGAGCAGCGGGCCCGCCAGATCGACACGGTATATGGTCTGGTGGCCCAGACGATGCGCGAGCGCACCACCGAGGAATGGCTGACGTTGTTCCGCACGCTGGAAATCCCTGCGGCACCCATCCGCACACCCGACGCGCTGTTCGACAACCCGCACCTGAACGCTGTCGGGCTGTTCGAGACGGTCGATAGCCCGCACGGAAGGTTGCGCTTTCCTGGTGTGCCGACGTGGTTTTCGCGCACCCCGGGCCGAGTCAGCGGGCCGGCCCCGGAATTGGGCGCCCATACCGACGAAGTGCTCGAGGAGATCAGCATGGGCAGCACCGAACTCAGCGGGCACACCAGGCACGAGGGTGACTTCACGTCTGCCCGGCACGGAAAGGAGCGCTGA